Proteins from one Loktanella sp. M215 genomic window:
- a CDS encoding ABC transporter permease: MSDVSTRDWLLSDRPASRRQARLGQAYRTWSQLRRNKLAMVGLGIVVVLILMAIFANVIAPYNPIVGGDLRTERLLPPSWAHLMGTDDQARDIFSRIVHGSRLTLMVVALVAVIATPIGLAVGTTAGYFGGWVDVVLMRITDIFLAFPRLILALAFVAALGPGIENAIIAIAITSWPPYARLARAETMQIRDADYIAAIRLQGAGSARIIWGHVVPLCLSSVIVRVTLDMAGIILTAAGLGFLGLGAQPPQPEWGAMIAAGRRFMIDFWWVATMPGIAIFVVSLGFNLLGDGLRDVLDPKGET, encoded by the coding sequence ATGAGTGACGTCTCCACCCGCGACTGGCTGCTGTCAGACCGCCCGGCGTCCCGCCGTCAGGCCCGTCTGGGACAGGCCTACCGGACGTGGTCGCAGCTGCGTCGTAACAAGCTGGCGATGGTCGGTCTGGGCATCGTCGTGGTGCTGATCCTGATGGCGATCTTCGCCAACGTCATCGCCCCCTACAATCCCATTGTCGGCGGCGATCTGCGGACCGAACGCCTGCTGCCGCCGTCGTGGGCGCATCTGATGGGAACCGACGATCAGGCGCGCGACATCTTCAGCCGGATCGTGCACGGCTCTCGGCTGACGTTGATGGTCGTGGCGCTGGTGGCCGTGATCGCGACGCCGATCGGCTTGGCCGTAGGAACGACTGCCGGGTATTTCGGCGGCTGGGTCGATGTGGTGCTGATGCGGATTACCGACATCTTCCTCGCCTTCCCGCGCCTGATTCTTGCACTCGCCTTCGTCGCGGCCTTGGGACCGGGGATCGAGAATGCGATCATCGCCATCGCGATCACTAGCTGGCCACCCTACGCGCGTCTAGCCCGCGCCGAGACCATGCAGATCCGTGACGCCGACTACATCGCGGCGATCCGCTTGCAGGGGGCCGGGTCGGCGCGGATCATCTGGGGGCACGTGGTGCCGCTATGCCTGAGCTCCGTGATCGTCCGCGTCACGCTCGACATGGCGGGGATCATCCTGACCGCTGCTGGCCTCGGGTTCCTCGGCCTTGGCGCGCAACCGCCGCAGCCGGAATGGGGCGCGATGATCGCCGCAGGACGTCGATTTATGATCGACTTCTGGTGGGTCGCAACCATGCCGGGCATCGCGATCTTCGTCGTCTCGCTGGGCTTCAACCTGCTGGGCGACGGTCTGCGCGACGTGCTGGACCCGAAAGGCGAGACATGA
- a CDS encoding ABC transporter permease, protein MSVSPANEGGRWGALPLLGLKAGKLVATVAITFLGLLVVTFLIGRVVPVDPVLAVVGDRASKSTYDAAYIALGLDKPLYQQFWIYLQQALSGDLGTSVLTKKPIIEDIRRVFPATLELATAGIILGTLFGVPLGVWGAVRQGKLPDQVIRVVGLVGYSAPIFWLGLLGLLVFYAKLQWVAGPGRIDIAYEYNFTQTTGILLFDTAMQGQWDAFRNVVAHLALPATLLGYFSMAYISRMTRSFMLAELGQEYIIAARVKGVPEWRIIWVHALRNAAVPLVTVIALSYAGLLEGSVLTETVFAWPGLGQYLTNSLQNADMNAVLGGTLVIGIIFVGLNLLSDLLYTVLDPRVRRRT, encoded by the coding sequence ATGAGCGTCTCGCCTGCCAACGAGGGAGGGCGCTGGGGCGCCCTTCCTCTGCTCGGTCTGAAGGCCGGAAAGCTGGTCGCCACCGTTGCGATCACCTTTCTGGGCCTGCTGGTCGTGACCTTTCTGATCGGGCGCGTCGTGCCCGTCGATCCGGTGCTGGCCGTCGTGGGCGACCGGGCGTCGAAATCCACCTATGATGCGGCTTATATCGCCCTTGGGCTGGACAAGCCGCTGTATCAGCAGTTCTGGATCTATCTGCAGCAGGCGCTGTCCGGCGATCTGGGCACATCCGTCCTGACCAAGAAACCCATTATCGAGGATATCAGGCGCGTCTTTCCAGCCACGTTGGAACTGGCGACCGCCGGCATCATCCTCGGCACCCTGTTCGGTGTGCCGCTCGGCGTCTGGGGTGCCGTGCGGCAGGGCAAGTTGCCGGATCAGGTGATCCGCGTCGTGGGCCTTGTCGGCTATTCGGCGCCGATCTTCTGGCTGGGGCTGCTGGGCCTGCTGGTGTTCTATGCCAAGCTGCAGTGGGTCGCGGGACCGGGGCGTATCGACATCGCCTATGAATACAACTTCACCCAGACGACGGGCATTCTGCTGTTCGACACCGCGATGCAGGGCCAGTGGGACGCCTTCCGTAACGTGGTGGCACATCTGGCGCTGCCCGCGACGCTGCTGGGTTATTTCTCGATGGCCTACATCAGCCGCATGACGCGGTCCTTCATGCTGGCAGAGCTGGGTCAGGAATACATCATCGCCGCCCGGGTCAAGGGCGTGCCCGAATGGCGGATCATCTGGGTCCACGCCCTGCGCAACGCCGCCGTGCCGCTGGTGACCGTAATCGCCCTGTCCTACGCGGGCCTGTTGGAGGGTTCCGTGCTGACCGAGACCGTCTTTGCCTGGCCCGGCCTTGGGCAATACCTGACCAACAGCTTGCAGAACGCCGATATGAACGCGGTGCTGGGCGGTACGCTGGTTATCGGCATCATCTTCGTGGGACTGAACCTTTTGAGCGATCTTCTTTACACCGTGCTCGACCCGCGCGTCAGGCGGCGGACATGA
- a CDS encoding ABC transporter substrate-binding protein, whose translation MTHFTKLVAAAMVSATFGLSSAPVMAETPPDTLIQAWQLDDIISLDPAEVFEFTASEILGNSYQPLVGYDVNDVSNIFGVIAEKWEVSEDGKTFTFTIKPDMTFASGNPITAADPVYSIQRAVKLDKSPAFILTQFGLSADNVDQMVRQTGDMTFELEMDKAYAPTLLLYCLTATVGFVVDKDLVASHEADGDFGYAWLKTNYAGSGPFTIREWRANEVVVMERNDNYSGDAPAMARAIYRNIPEGSTQRLLLEQGDIDIARNLGAEEIVALADSPDIKIEDGIKGSIYYMGLNQKNEYLKNPKVAEAMKYLVDYQAIADTIMNGKVKVHQAFLPEGFLGALDDNPYALDVEKAKSLLAEAGYADGFTVTMDTRNTPEITAIAEAIQQTMAQAGITLEIIPGDGQQTLTKYRARSHDIYIGRWGPDYQDPHTNADTFARNPDNSDDAASKPLAWRNAWDIPELTAEADAAVLEPDSAKRAEMYQVMQKEVEENSPFVIHVPGDRGSGPAQERRRLHHRAIVQRQLLP comes from the coding sequence ATGACCCATTTCACGAAACTTGTCGCTGCCGCGATGGTCAGCGCGACCTTCGGCCTGTCCAGCGCCCCGGTGATGGCGGAAACGCCGCCCGATACGCTGATTCAGGCGTGGCAACTCGATGACATCATCTCTCTCGATCCCGCAGAGGTGTTCGAATTCACCGCCTCCGAGATCCTCGGAAACAGCTACCAGCCGCTGGTCGGTTATGACGTGAACGACGTATCCAACATCTTCGGCGTGATCGCCGAAAAGTGGGAGGTGTCCGAGGACGGCAAGACCTTCACTTTCACCATCAAACCGGACATGACGTTCGCCTCTGGTAACCCGATCACCGCCGCCGATCCGGTCTATTCGATCCAGCGCGCGGTCAAGCTGGACAAGTCGCCAGCGTTCATCCTGACGCAGTTCGGATTGTCAGCCGACAATGTCGACCAGATGGTGCGCCAGACCGGCGACATGACCTTCGAGCTGGAGATGGACAAGGCCTATGCCCCGACCCTGCTGCTTTATTGCCTGACGGCGACCGTGGGCTTTGTCGTGGACAAGGACCTGGTCGCAAGCCACGAAGCCGACGGCGATTTCGGCTATGCGTGGCTGAAGACGAACTACGCAGGCTCCGGCCCCTTCACGATCCGCGAATGGCGCGCCAACGAGGTCGTCGTGATGGAGCGCAACGACAACTACTCCGGTGACGCGCCCGCCATGGCCCGCGCGATCTATCGCAACATCCCCGAAGGATCCACCCAGCGCCTGCTGCTAGAGCAGGGCGACATCGACATCGCCCGCAACCTGGGCGCCGAAGAGATCGTGGCACTGGCCGACAGCCCCGACATCAAGATCGAGGACGGCATCAAGGGCTCGATCTATTACATGGGTCTGAACCAGAAGAACGAATACCTGAAGAACCCCAAGGTCGCCGAGGCGATGAAATACCTTGTGGATTATCAGGCGATTGCCGACACGATCATGAATGGCAAGGTCAAGGTCCATCAGGCGTTCCTGCCCGAAGGCTTCCTTGGTGCGCTGGACGACAACCCCTATGCCCTTGACGTGGAAAAGGCGAAGTCGCTGCTGGCAGAGGCCGGTTATGCAGACGGTTTCACCGTGACCATGGACACCCGCAACACGCCGGAAATCACAGCGATCGCCGAAGCCATCCAGCAGACCATGGCGCAGGCCGGCATCACGTTGGAGATCATCCCCGGCGACGGCCAGCAGACGCTGACCAAGTATCGCGCCCGCAGCCACGATATCTATATCGGGCGCTGGGGGCCGGACTATCAGGACCCGCACACCAACGCCGACACCTTCGCGCGCAACCCCGACAACTCTGACGATGCGGCGTCCAAGCCGCTGGCCTGGCGCAACGCCTGGGATATCCCCGAGCTGACCGCCGAGGCCGATGCTGCCGTGCTGGAGCCCGATTCCGCCAAGCGTGCCGAGATGTATCAGGTCATGCAGAAAGAGGTGGAGGAGAATTCCCCCTTCGTCATTCATGTTCCAGGAGATCGAGGTTCTGGGCCTGCGCAAGAACGTCGACGGCTTCATCATCGGGCCATCGTTCAACGACAACTCCTTCCGTGA
- a CDS encoding PaaI family thioesterase, which produces MPDLRNPDALTRMRADFDRQGIMATLGVTVAEVVPGRVTLTLPFRPDLTQHHGFLHAGVLTTAMDSAAGFAAFTLMDADAEVLTAEFKASFLAPARGQTFRIVGDVLRSGRTLTFTEARAYADDTDTVIATLSATMMAVRNPGLRG; this is translated from the coding sequence ATGCCAGACCTGCGCAACCCCGACGCCCTGACCCGGATGCGTGCCGATTTCGACCGGCAGGGCATCATGGCGACGCTGGGCGTCACCGTGGCAGAGGTTGTGCCGGGCCGCGTTACCCTGACCCTGCCGTTCAGGCCTGACCTGACGCAGCACCACGGCTTTCTGCACGCCGGCGTTCTGACGACGGCGATGGACAGCGCCGCGGGCTTTGCCGCCTTTACCCTGATGGACGCCGATGCAGAGGTATTGACCGCAGAGTTCAAGGCCAGCTTTCTGGCCCCCGCGCGGGGTCAGACATTCCGCATTGTCGGCGACGTCCTCCGGTCCGGGCGCACCCTGACCTTTACCGAAGCACGTGCCTACGCCGACGACACCGATACCGTCATCGCGACCCTCTCGGCCACGATGATGGCCGTGCGCAACCCCGGTCTGCGGGGCTGA
- a CDS encoding alpha,alpha-trehalose-phosphate synthase (UDP-forming) produces MTGRLIVVSNRVPSDGPPAGGLVVALHECLTTQGGIWYGTSGEITATADDTLTDVPGDSYDMRTFDLTQAEHEGYYLGYANSVLWPLCHRRADLMALNGGDFESYLGVNRRLAKMMARDLQPDDQVWIHDYHFLPLAACLRAEGVTATLGYFHHIPFPAVHDLMALPEHDIFPQWIASFDLVGLQTQRDVAAALEMYRSLAGAEQLRDGSLRYRNRGFEIRSFPIGIDAAAFAAEATRGSGRDLLSLAPDERLVIGVDRLDYSKGLDNRLRAFGRYLEARRDDNPRASLLQIAPPTREEVAAYQNIRSEMERITGKVNGLHSDLDWTPIRYIHRGIPRDTLASLYRAADVGFVTPFCDGMNLVAKEYVAAQDPDDPGVLILSQFAGAAEQMAAALIVNPYDIGEMAEALRTALAMPLEERRERHAVLLKGVMKESVGHWTDTYLATMARLSATQTEPESA; encoded by the coding sequence ATGACCGGGCGCCTGATCGTCGTCTCGAACCGAGTCCCCTCTGACGGCCCGCCGGCTGGCGGGCTGGTCGTGGCGTTGCACGAATGCCTGACAACACAAGGCGGCATCTGGTACGGCACGTCCGGTGAAATCACGGCGACCGCTGACGATACGCTGACAGACGTGCCCGGCGACAGCTATGACATGCGCACCTTCGATCTGACGCAGGCCGAGCATGAGGGTTATTACCTGGGCTACGCCAATTCGGTGCTGTGGCCCCTGTGTCACCGCCGCGCCGATCTGATGGCGCTGAATGGCGGCGATTTCGAAAGCTATTTGGGTGTGAACCGCCGTCTGGCAAAGATGATGGCGCGCGATCTGCAGCCCGACGATCAGGTCTGGATCCACGATTATCACTTCTTGCCGCTGGCCGCCTGTCTGCGCGCCGAAGGTGTGACCGCGACGCTGGGCTATTTTCACCATATCCCCTTCCCGGCCGTTCACGACCTGATGGCCCTGCCGGAACACGACATCTTTCCCCAGTGGATCGCCAGCTTCGACCTTGTCGGTTTGCAGACGCAGCGCGACGTCGCCGCCGCGCTGGAAATGTATCGCAGCCTGGCCGGGGCAGAGCAGTTGCGCGACGGATCGCTGCGTTACCGCAACCGCGGATTCGAGATTCGCAGCTTTCCGATTGGGATCGACGCCGCGGCCTTTGCCGCAGAGGCCACGCGAGGGAGCGGGCGCGATCTGCTTAGTCTCGCGCCGGATGAGCGGTTGGTGATCGGCGTGGACCGGCTGGATTATTCCAAGGGGCTGGACAACCGCCTGCGCGCCTTCGGCCGCTACCTTGAGGCGCGGCGTGACGACAATCCGCGCGCGTCCTTGCTGCAGATCGCGCCGCCGACCCGAGAGGAGGTCGCAGCCTACCAGAACATCCGCAGCGAGATGGAACGGATCACCGGCAAGGTGAACGGTCTGCACTCCGATCTGGACTGGACCCCGATCCGCTATATCCATCGCGGCATTCCGCGCGACACGCTGGCGTCGCTGTATCGTGCCGCGGATGTCGGGTTCGTCACGCCGTTCTGCGATGGCATGAACCTTGTCGCCAAGGAATATGTCGCGGCACAGGATCCCGACGATCCCGGCGTGCTGATCCTGTCGCAATTCGCCGGTGCCGCAGAGCAGATGGCGGCGGCCCTGATCGTGAACCCCTACGACATCGGAGAGATGGCCGAGGCGCTGCGTACCGCACTCGCCATGCCCCTTGAAGAACGCCGCGAGCGTCATGCGGTGCTGCTGAAAGGTGTGATGAAGGAAAGTGTCGGTCACTGGACGGACACGTATCTTGCCACCATGGCCCGGCTGTCAGCGACGCAGACCGAGCCGGAATCCGCCTAA
- the otsB gene encoding trehalose-phosphatase, producing the protein MTESADILSNLTTDDIYLFLDFDGTLVELAPTPDGITVPADLSELLSRLHRRLDGRLALVSGREIATLERFLPDFPGDIFGAHGAEARRNGTLARHALVGSKVVADVQTRARKDVAAVAGLTLETKDTGAVIHYRGAPDAANDALVAAQGIADAADGMELHTSKMAYEIRPADASKAGAVRRVMDDQPKGIRPTVIGDDVTDEEAMVVANERGGFSIRVGDGDTCAAYRLPDPAAVRRLLQDLTAQGAA; encoded by the coding sequence ATGACAGAGAGCGCCGACATATTAAGCAATCTGACGACCGACGACATCTACCTCTTCCTCGACTTCGACGGGACATTGGTCGAACTGGCACCGACGCCGGATGGCATCACGGTGCCGGCCGATCTGTCCGAGCTTTTGTCGCGTCTGCATCGCCGTCTTGACGGGCGGTTGGCCCTCGTGTCCGGTCGCGAAATTGCGACGCTGGAGCGGTTTTTGCCTGACTTTCCCGGCGATATCTTCGGTGCACATGGGGCAGAGGCGCGGCGCAACGGCACATTGGCGCGCCACGCGCTGGTCGGCAGCAAAGTCGTTGCAGATGTCCAGACGCGGGCGCGCAAGGACGTTGCCGCAGTCGCCGGTCTGACGCTGGAAACCAAGGATACCGGGGCCGTCATTCATTATCGCGGCGCGCCCGATGCGGCGAATGACGCCCTTGTCGCCGCCCAAGGCATTGCGGATGCGGCCGATGGGATGGAGCTCCACACCTCGAAGATGGCCTATGAGATCCGGCCCGCCGATGCCAGCAAGGCGGGGGCGGTGCGCAGGGTCATGGACGATCAGCCAAAGGGCATCCGTCCCACCGTCATCGGCGACGACGTCACCGATGAAGAGGCGATGGTCGTCGCAAATGAACGGGGCGGTTTCAGCATTCGCGTGGGCGACGGCGACACCTGTGCCGCTTACCGCCTGCCCGATCCCGCAGCGGTGCGGCGTCTGCTGCAGGACTTGACCGCGCAAGGTGCCGCATGA
- a CDS encoding UTP--glucose-1-phosphate uridylyltransferase gives MPVLDTVVFPVAGRGTRLLPVTKSVPKELLPVYDKPILQFAVDEALAAGAKRLVFITHASKRAINEYLQPDAELLGVLKNDGKAQLAHALEDITLGRDVEVIFVDQEEPLGLGHAVLMAADHVRGDAFGVILPDDVILGRSCLPEMAEAYEAGHMIAAMDVPEQDVSKYGIFRPLADASVGRIVQASELVEKPSPDVAPSRLAAVGRYILDTRIFDALRALEPGAGGEYQLTDAIAADARDLALSGFRFSGSRHDCGSHAGLLGAANARAAELACALAAE, from the coding sequence ATGCCAGTCTTGGATACCGTCGTCTTTCCGGTTGCCGGTCGCGGAACCCGCCTCCTGCCGGTGACAAAGTCGGTGCCGAAAGAGCTGCTGCCGGTCTACGACAAGCCGATCCTGCAGTTCGCAGTCGATGAGGCCCTTGCCGCCGGTGCCAAGCGCCTTGTGTTCATCACCCATGCGTCCAAACGGGCCATCAATGAATATCTTCAGCCCGATGCAGAGCTGTTGGGCGTGCTGAAAAACGACGGCAAGGCGCAACTGGCGCACGCGCTCGAGGACATCACGCTCGGGCGGGATGTCGAAGTAATCTTTGTCGATCAGGAAGAACCGCTGGGGCTGGGTCATGCTGTGCTGATGGCCGCTGACCATGTGCGCGGCGACGCTTTCGGCGTGATCCTGCCCGATGACGTCATCCTCGGGCGGTCCTGCCTGCCAGAGATGGCAGAAGCCTACGAGGCCGGTCACATGATCGCGGCCATGGATGTGCCAGAGCAGGACGTATCGAAATACGGCATATTCCGGCCCTTGGCCGATGCATCGGTCGGCCGGATCGTACAGGCGTCCGAACTGGTGGAAAAGCCCTCACCAGACGTCGCACCTTCGCGATTGGCCGCAGTGGGCCGCTACATTCTTGATACGCGAATCTTTGATGCGCTTCGCGCACTGGAACCCGGTGCAGGCGGCGAATACCAGCTGACCGACGCGATTGCCGCCGATGCGCGGGACTTGGCGCTGTCCGGATTCCGGTTTTCCGGGTCGCGCCACGATTGCGGATCGCACGCGGGTTTGCTGGGGGCGGCAAACGCCCGCGCGGCGGAACTGGCCTGCGCTCTGGCGGCGGAATGA
- a CDS encoding pseudouridine synthase has protein sequence MSKVLTSRVDRLLSSLGYGSRNDVARMGRAGGITLDGAALRDVTSRIPVTSDLPARMTVRGEPLDPLAGLVILMNKPLGVTCSHKEDGALVYDLLPQRWRARTPTISTIGRLDRQTSGLLLLTDDGDLLHRIISPKHHVTKTYRATLVRPLDGTEAALFASGAFMLQNEDKPLAPADLQVISDTEALLSVTEGRYHQVRRMFAATGNHVAALHREALGGLSLPDDIAPGQWKVLNAQDIALIFQGDDDPASVM, from the coding sequence ATGTCCAAGGTCCTGACCTCGCGTGTCGACAGGCTTTTGTCGTCTCTTGGCTATGGGTCGCGCAATGATGTGGCGCGTATGGGACGCGCGGGCGGTATCACGCTTGATGGCGCTGCGCTTCGGGATGTTACATCACGCATTCCCGTCACGTCTGATCTGCCGGCGCGCATGACCGTCCGGGGCGAACCGCTCGATCCCCTCGCGGGGCTGGTCATCCTCATGAACAAGCCTTTGGGCGTGACGTGTTCCCACAAGGAGGATGGTGCGCTGGTCTATGATCTTCTGCCACAGCGCTGGCGTGCGCGTACACCGACCATCTCGACCATCGGCCGTCTGGACAGACAGACCTCGGGACTGCTGTTGCTGACCGATGACGGCGACCTGCTGCACCGCATCATCAGTCCCAAGCATCACGTGACCAAAACCTATCGCGCGACGCTGGTCCGGCCGCTTGACGGCACCGAAGCGGCGCTCTTTGCCTCTGGCGCATTCATGCTGCAGAATGAGGACAAGCCGTTGGCGCCGGCTGATCTTCAGGTGATCTCGGACACTGAAGCCCTGCTTTCCGTGACCGAGGGGCGGTATCATCAGGTGCGCCGCATGTTCGCGGCCACGGGCAACCACGTCGCGGCCCTGCACCGTGAAGCCTTGGGCGGTCTGTCTCTGCCCGATGATATTGCGCCTGGTCAGTGGAAAGTGCTGAACGCACAGGACATCGCGCTGATTTTTCAAGGTGACGACGATCCGGCATCCGTCATGTGA